The following proteins are co-located in the Flavobacterium sp. CECT 9288 genome:
- the atpA gene encoding F0F1 ATP synthase subunit alpha — MAEIKPAEISAILRKQVEGFESGATLEEVGTVLQVGDGIARIYGLSNVQYGELVEFENGLEAIVLNLEEDNVGVVLLGPSTGIKEGSTAKRTQRIASLKVGEQMVGRVVNTLGFPIDGKGPIGGDLYEMPLERKAPGVVFRQPVTEPLQTGIKAVDAMIPVGRGQRELVIGDRQTGKSTVCIDTILNQKEFYDAGKPVFCIYVAIGQKASTVAGIAKMLEEKGAMAYTVIVAANASDPAPMQVYAPFAGAAIGEYFRDSGRPALIVYDDLSKQAVAYREVSLLLRRPPGREAYPGDVFYLHSRLLERACKVIADDGIAKNMNDLPDSLKSIVKGGGSLTALPIIETQAGDVSAYIPTNVISITDGQIFLDGDLFNSGVRPAINVGISVSRVGGNAQIKSMKKVAGTLKLDQAQFRELEAFAKFGSDLDAVTLNVIEKGKRNVEILKQGLNDPYTVEDQVAIIYAGSKNLLKNVPVSKVREFEKDFLEFLNAKHRGTLDALKAGKLTDEITDVIETVAKELSAKYN; from the coding sequence ATGGCGGAAATTAAACCTGCTGAAATTTCAGCAATATTAAGAAAGCAAGTAGAAGGTTTTGAATCTGGTGCTACACTAGAGGAAGTAGGAACTGTACTTCAAGTTGGAGACGGTATTGCTCGTATTTACGGGCTTTCAAATGTGCAATATGGTGAGTTAGTTGAATTTGAAAACGGACTTGAAGCTATTGTATTGAACCTTGAAGAAGACAATGTGGGTGTGGTACTTTTAGGACCATCTACAGGAATCAAAGAAGGATCTACTGCAAAAAGAACACAACGTATAGCTTCTCTTAAAGTAGGAGAACAAATGGTAGGACGTGTAGTAAACACACTTGGTTTTCCAATTGATGGAAAAGGACCAATAGGTGGAGACTTATACGAGATGCCATTAGAAAGAAAAGCTCCTGGAGTAGTTTTCCGTCAGCCAGTTACTGAGCCATTACAAACAGGTATTAAAGCAGTAGATGCAATGATTCCAGTAGGTCGTGGACAACGTGAGCTTGTTATTGGTGATCGTCAAACAGGTAAATCAACAGTTTGTATTGACACCATTTTAAATCAAAAAGAATTTTACGATGCTGGAAAACCAGTATTTTGTATCTACGTAGCTATTGGACAAAAAGCTTCTACTGTAGCAGGAATTGCTAAGATGTTAGAAGAAAAAGGTGCTATGGCGTATACTGTGATTGTTGCTGCAAATGCATCTGATCCAGCTCCAATGCAAGTATATGCTCCTTTTGCAGGTGCTGCAATTGGAGAATATTTTAGAGATTCAGGTCGTCCGGCTTTAATTGTTTATGATGATTTATCTAAACAAGCGGTTGCTTACCGTGAGGTTTCTCTTTTATTAAGAAGACCACCGGGACGTGAGGCTTATCCTGGAGACGTTTTCTACTTACACAGCCGTTTATTAGAGCGTGCTTGTAAAGTAATTGCTGATGATGGAATTGCTAAAAACATGAATGATTTACCAGATTCATTGAAATCAATTGTAAAAGGTGGTGGTTCATTAACTGCTTTACCAATTATTGAAACTCAAGCTGGTGACGTTTCTGCATACATCCCAACAAACGTAATTTCTATTACTGATGGTCAAATTTTCTTAGATGGAGATTTGTTTAACTCTGGGGTTCGTCCAGCGATTAACGTAGGTATCTCGGTATCTCGTGTTGGAGGAAATGCACAAATTAAATCAATGAAAAAAGTGGCGGGTACTTTAAAGTTAGACCAAGCACAATTCCGTGAATTGGAAGCGTTTGCTAAATTTGGTTCTGATCTTGATGCTGTTACTTTAAACGTAATTGAAAAAGGAAAAAGAAACGTTGAAATCTTGAAACAAGGTTTGAATGATCCTTATACTGTAGAAGATCAAGTTGCTATTATTTATGCAGGATCAAAAAACTTGTTGAAAAACGTACCTGTTTCTAAAGTTAGAGAATTTGAGAAAGATTTCTTAGAATTCTTAAACGCTAAACACAGAGGAACTCTTGATGCGTTGAAAGCAGGAAAATTGACTGACGAAATTACAGATGTAATTGAAACTGTTGCAAAAGAATTATCAGCAAAATATAACTAA
- the atpH gene encoding ATP synthase F1 subunit delta translates to MSGTRAAIRYAKAILEIAQSKGVADAVNADMKTIALTVTENLELKNFIENPTLKVDQKQSALLEVFADANSVTKSLFHLLFENKRFEILGAIALEYNGLFDTMNGVEVATVTTAVPMDEVLEAKVLAKIATLSDKKITIINTVDPAIIGGFIIRIGDKQYNAAVANRLQILKRELSN, encoded by the coding sequence ATGTCAGGAACTAGAGCAGCAATTCGTTATGCGAAAGCAATTTTAGAAATCGCACAGTCAAAAGGTGTGGCTGATGCCGTTAATGCTGATATGAAAACTATTGCATTGACTGTTACAGAAAATCTAGAATTGAAAAACTTTATTGAAAATCCAACTTTAAAAGTTGATCAAAAACAAAGTGCTTTACTAGAGGTTTTTGCTGATGCAAATTCTGTGACTAAAAGTTTATTTCATTTGTTATTTGAAAACAAAAGATTCGAAATTTTAGGTGCTATAGCATTAGAATACAATGGTTTGTTTGATACAATGAACGGAGTTGAAGTAGCAACTGTTACTACTGCTGTTCCTATGGATGAAGTTTTAGAGGCCAAAGTTTTAGCTAAAATAGCTACTTTGTCTGATAAGAAAATTACAATTATCAACACTGTAGATCCTGCTATTATAGGAGGTTTTATTATTAGAATAGGTGACAAGCAGTACAATGCTGCAGTTGCAAACAGATTACAAATTTTAAAAAGAGAATTAAGTAACTAA
- a CDS encoding F0F1 ATP synthase subunit B, translating to MKLTSPESLIFWTTIIFVVFFILLKKFAWGPILGAVKSREESINNALASAESARLEMQNLTASNERILQEARLERDAMLKEAREMRDKMIADSKADAQAEGARMIEQAKVAIAAEKNAAMAELKSHVSTLSLDIAEKLLKSELSNKEAQSKLVENMLGDVKLN from the coding sequence ATGAAATTAACTTCACCAGAAAGTTTAATATTTTGGACCACAATTATATTTGTAGTTTTCTTTATACTACTTAAAAAATTTGCTTGGGGTCCTATTTTAGGAGCTGTAAAAAGTCGTGAGGAGTCTATCAACAATGCATTAGCATCTGCTGAGTCAGCTCGTCTTGAAATGCAAAATCTTACCGCTAGTAATGAGCGTATTTTACAAGAAGCGCGTTTAGAACGTGATGCTATGTTAAAAGAAGCTCGTGAAATGAGAGATAAAATGATTGCTGATTCTAAAGCCGATGCGCAAGCAGAAGGTGCAAGAATGATTGAGCAAGCAAAAGTTGCTATTGCAGCAGAAAAAAATGCGGCAATGGCTGAATTGAAATCTCATGTTTCTACATTATCTTTGGACATTGCAGAAAAATTATTAAAAAGCGAATTATCTAACAAAGAAGCTCAATCTAAACTAGTTGAGAACATGTTAGGAGACGTAAAATTAAACTAA
- the atpE gene encoding ATP synthase F0 subunit C has translation MVLAGIGAGLAVIGAGLGIGKIGGSAMDAIARQPEAAGKIQTAMIIAAALIEGVALFAVVVALIAKAN, from the coding sequence ATGGTATTAGCTGGAATTGGAGCTGGATTAGCAGTAATCGGAGCAGGTCTAGGAATTGGAAAAATTGGTGGTTCTGCAATGGATGCTATCGCTCGTCAGCCAGAAGCTGCTGGAAAAATCCAAACTGCTATGATTATCGCTGCTGCACTTATTGAGGGTGTTGCACTTTTCGCAGTAGTAGTTGCGTTAATCGCAAAAGCAAATTAA
- the atpB gene encoding F0F1 ATP synthase subunit A, whose translation MVISKKSLQFLLVTFLACMPLVTFANANADSLQNHTESAATVAAPHGESGHSEKKEFNATELINDHIGDSHEFHIADWNGHPITFYLPVILWTNNGLEIFSSEQFHHDNDGHHIIDVNGQKLVRHEEVIYYADKFETLTEAQKDLGGFEFDARPLDFSITKNVFSMLMSAIVLFILFLIVARSYKKNQMAPKGIAGFLEPLVTYVRDEIAIPNIGTKKYAKFMPYLLTIFFFIWINNLIGLIPFFPFSSNLTGNIYFTFVLAFITFIVTTLSGNKDYWGHILTPPVPKALYPIMIPVEIIGMLTKPFALMIRLFANITAGHIIILSLISLIYIFETVWVSPISGAFVLFMSVLEMLVAALQAYVFTLLSALFIGQAVAEHDHH comes from the coding sequence ATGGTAATTTCAAAAAAATCACTTCAATTCCTGTTAGTAACTTTTCTAGCGTGTATGCCATTGGTTACTTTCGCAAATGCAAACGCGGATAGTCTTCAAAACCATACTGAAAGTGCAGCTACAGTTGCAGCGCCACATGGAGAATCGGGTCATTCTGAGAAAAAAGAATTTAATGCTACAGAGCTTATTAATGACCACATAGGGGATTCTCATGAATTTCATATTGCTGATTGGAATGGTCATCCTATAACATTTTACTTGCCTGTAATTTTATGGACTAATAATGGTTTAGAAATTTTTTCATCAGAGCAGTTTCACCATGATAATGATGGGCACCACATAATTGATGTAAACGGTCAAAAACTGGTACGTCATGAAGAAGTGATTTATTACGCAGATAAATTTGAAACACTTACAGAAGCTCAAAAAGATTTAGGTGGTTTTGAATTTGATGCTAGACCGCTTGATTTTTCAATCACTAAGAATGTTTTTTCAATGTTAATGTCGGCTATCGTTTTGTTTATTTTATTTTTAATAGTAGCACGTTCTTACAAGAAAAACCAAATGGCACCTAAAGGCATTGCTGGTTTCTTAGAGCCACTTGTAACTTATGTGAGAGATGAAATTGCAATTCCTAATATTGGAACAAAAAAATACGCTAAGTTCATGCCGTATTTATTGACCATCTTCTTTTTTATATGGATCAATAACTTAATAGGTTTAATTCCGTTTTTCCCATTTAGCTCTAACTTAACTGGTAATATCTATTTTACTTTTGTATTAGCATTTATCACCTTTATAGTAACAACATTAAGTGGTAATAAGGATTATTGGGGACACATATTAACGCCACCAGTACCTAAAGCATTATATCCAATTATGATTCCTGTAGAAATCATTGGTATGTTGACAAAACCTTTCGCGTTGATGATTCGTTTGTTTGCTAACATCACAGCAGGGCATATTATCATCTTGAGTTTAATTTCATTAATTTATATTTTTGAAACGGTGTGGGTATCGCCTATATCTGGAGCTTTTGTATTATTCATGAGTGTTCTAGAAATGTTAGTTGCTGCTTTGCAAGCGTATGTATTTACATTGTTATCAGCATTGTTTATTGGTCAAGCTGTTGCTGAACACGACCATCATTAA
- a CDS encoding AtpZ/AtpI family protein: MTVKKEPKNSNVNKWLLFMGIPFQMGIVIFLFTYLGIWLDGKYTHGTTPWFTIGLSLFSVFVGLYNVIRQVNNINKNNK, from the coding sequence ATGACAGTGAAAAAGGAACCAAAAAATAGTAATGTTAATAAGTGGCTATTATTTATGGGAATCCCTTTTCAAATGGGGATTGTCATTTTTTTATTCACTTATTTAGGAATATGGCTGGACGGAAAATATACTCATGGAACAACCCCTTGGTTTACTATTGGGCTATCTTTATTTTCTGTTTTTGTAGGACTATATAATGTCATACGTCAGGTGAACAACATTAATAAAAATAATAAATGA
- a CDS encoding polymer-forming cytoskeletal protein, protein MFDKKQKPYTDLLGKTNRIVEATTITGDISSKADFRLDGNLIGNFHSEGKIVIGPLGSVKGDIICKSADIEGKFEGKIQVTELLNIKATARINGEVLVGKLSVEPGADFTATCTMKMMNTSQTPNDSEKGTKK, encoded by the coding sequence ATGTTTGATAAAAAGCAAAAACCATACACTGATCTTTTAGGTAAAACAAATAGAATTGTAGAAGCTACAACAATCACTGGAGACATATCCTCTAAGGCTGATTTTAGACTAGATGGAAATTTAATTGGCAATTTTCATTCAGAGGGTAAAATTGTTATTGGTCCCTTGGGTAGTGTAAAAGGAGACATAATTTGTAAAAGTGCTGATATTGAAGGAAAATTTGAAGGTAAAATTCAAGTAACCGAACTTTTAAACATTAAAGCAACCGCACGTATTAATGGTGAAGTACTTGTAGGGAAACTTTCTGTAGAACCCGGAGCTGATTTTACGGCTACTTGTACCATGAAAATGATGAATACAAGTCAAACACCAAATGACAGTGAAAAAGGAACCAAAAAATAG
- a CDS encoding tetratricopeptide repeat protein gives MKINIFKTLSLGLLLTFFVACSTKKDTFISRNSHALSTEYNILYNGQIALDKGIKTVNDNSDDNFWNILPIEKMQISEEFSASNKAKNPDFELAETKATKAIQKHSMNINGREKNMQIDEAYLMLGKARYYDQRFIPALDAFNYILYKYPNSSKIYEAKIWREKTNMRLGNDPLVIKNISKLLKDHEVKKQVFADANALLASSFLNQEQKDSAVAKLKLAIDFTRINQERARYRFILGQLYQELGHKDSAVAMYQTVIDMNRKAERKFVIQAQAKKATLFDYQKGDVALFTKTFDKLINDRENRPFKDLIFHQMALFHDKQNNQEQAVVLYNESLKSNSKDPYLVASNYRNLGNMYFRNTKYPIAAKYYDSTLVKLNDKTREFAKIKKIRTDLDEVILYETIANRNDSILRVVAMSTPDRIAYYEKHIAVLKEKEEQKRILEEKNKRIADNIAANSSINSPDPATNLSPVLPGGRNAMLPPSGNAPISQQALSTFYFYNPNTVAFGKVEFKKNWGDREAIGNWRMLKATSNASSANGDTNSPLTSAAGETTTAVAEQFTTDFYIKKLPTEQADLDKLNKDRNESYYQLGIIYKEKFKENQLAIAKLEQLLLNNPEEKLVLPSLYNLYKLYQITDVSKATAIKQKIETQFPNSRYTQIISNTSSSSVAVEETPETTYNKWYRIFQNEEYVTVLENIDTLITQFSGDAIVSKFELLKANTIGKLRGVTAFKNALQDVADNYPNSEEGKSAVLTLKEQIPFLEKIDFKTTESGKWKVLYTVGKKDAEATKLLTDKLTKFIKDNDLTVLSFSFDVYNEKENFITIHGFNSSAFATNITTKILALKPTGNVPNAIVISNDNYKVIQIKKNLEAYLGLKK, from the coding sequence TTGAAAATCAATATATTTAAAACATTATCTCTCGGGTTACTTCTTACTTTTTTTGTAGCCTGTTCTACAAAAAAAGATACCTTCATTTCTAGAAATTCCCATGCCTTAAGTACTGAATACAACATCCTTTACAACGGACAAATAGCCTTAGACAAAGGCATAAAAACTGTCAACGATAACAGTGATGATAATTTTTGGAATATTCTACCCATAGAAAAAATGCAAATTTCCGAAGAGTTTTCAGCGTCAAATAAAGCTAAAAACCCTGATTTTGAATTGGCCGAAACCAAAGCGACTAAGGCCATTCAAAAACACTCTATGAACATTAACGGCAGAGAGAAAAACATGCAAATAGATGAGGCCTACCTCATGCTAGGTAAAGCGAGATACTATGATCAAAGGTTTATTCCAGCTCTTGATGCATTCAATTACATTCTTTACAAATATCCTAACAGTAGTAAAATTTACGAAGCTAAGATTTGGCGTGAAAAAACCAATATGCGTTTGGGGAATGACCCACTCGTTATCAAGAATATTAGCAAATTACTAAAGGATCACGAAGTAAAAAAACAAGTTTTTGCAGATGCAAATGCCCTTTTGGCTTCATCTTTTTTAAATCAAGAACAAAAAGATAGTGCTGTGGCCAAGTTAAAACTAGCCATAGATTTCACAAGAATTAATCAAGAAAGAGCAAGATACCGTTTTATTTTAGGGCAGTTATATCAAGAGTTAGGACATAAAGATAGTGCCGTAGCAATGTACCAAACAGTCATTGACATGAACAGAAAAGCGGAGCGCAAGTTTGTTATTCAAGCACAGGCAAAAAAAGCAACACTTTTTGATTATCAAAAAGGAGATGTAGCATTGTTCACTAAAACCTTTGACAAATTAATAAATGACCGAGAAAACCGCCCATTTAAAGATTTGATTTTTCATCAAATGGCTTTATTTCATGACAAGCAAAACAACCAAGAACAAGCAGTTGTGTTGTATAATGAATCCTTAAAATCAAATTCTAAAGATCCTTACCTAGTAGCTTCAAACTATAGAAATCTGGGTAATATGTATTTTAGAAATACAAAATATCCTATTGCAGCTAAGTATTATGATAGTACGCTGGTAAAACTTAATGATAAGACTAGAGAGTTTGCAAAAATCAAGAAAATTAGAACAGATCTTGATGAGGTTATTTTATATGAAACCATTGCCAATAGAAATGACAGTATCCTGCGGGTGGTAGCCATGAGTACACCAGATAGAATTGCATATTATGAAAAACACATTGCGGTACTCAAAGAAAAGGAAGAACAAAAACGAATACTAGAAGAAAAAAACAAACGCATTGCTGACAATATAGCGGCAAATTCATCGATTAATTCACCAGATCCAGCTACAAATTTAAGCCCAGTTCTCCCTGGAGGAAGAAACGCTATGCTTCCGCCATCAGGTAACGCACCTATTTCACAACAAGCGCTCAGCACCTTTTATTTTTACAATCCCAATACAGTAGCTTTTGGAAAAGTAGAATTTAAAAAAAATTGGGGTGATAGAGAAGCCATAGGCAATTGGAGAATGCTAAAAGCTACCTCAAATGCAAGTTCAGCAAACGGTGATACTAATTCGCCACTTACAAGCGCAGCAGGAGAAACAACTACAGCCGTTGCGGAGCAATTCACTACTGATTTTTACATCAAGAAATTGCCTACTGAACAAGCCGACTTGGATAAGTTAAATAAAGACCGAAATGAGTCATACTATCAATTAGGAATAATCTACAAAGAGAAATTCAAAGAAAATCAATTGGCAATAGCCAAGTTAGAGCAATTACTTTTAAACAATCCTGAGGAAAAACTAGTATTGCCATCACTTTATAATTTGTATAAATTATACCAAATTACCGATGTGAGTAAAGCAACAGCTATAAAACAAAAAATAGAAACTCAATTCCCTAATTCACGCTATACTCAAATTATAAGCAATACCAGCTCAAGTTCAGTAGCTGTAGAGGAAACTCCAGAAACAACGTATAACAAATGGTATAGAATTTTCCAGAATGAAGAGTACGTAACAGTATTAGAAAACATAGACACATTAATTACACAATTTTCAGGTGATGCTATAGTGTCAAAATTTGAATTGCTTAAGGCCAATACCATAGGTAAACTAAGAGGAGTAACGGCTTTTAAAAATGCGTTGCAAGATGTTGCTGACAATTATCCAAATAGCGAAGAAGGTAAGAGTGCAGTGCTTACTTTAAAAGAGCAAATTCCATTTTTAGAAAAAATAGATTTCAAGACAACAGAAAGCGGTAAGTGGAAAGTATTGTACACCGTAGGGAAAAAAGATGCCGAAGCCACTAAACTCTTAACGGATAAATTAACCAAATTTATAAAAGATAACGATCTAACTGTATTATCTTTCTCATTTGATGTCTATAATGAAAAAGAAAATTTCATCACAATCCACGGATTTAATTCTAGTGCATTTGCAACGAACATCACAACAAAAATACTAGCATTAAAACCTACTGGGAATGTGCCAAATGCCATTGTGATTAGCAATGATAATTATAAAGTAATTCAAATTAAAAAAAATCTTGAGGCTTATTTAGGTCTAAAAAAATAA
- a CDS encoding ABC transporter ATP-binding protein, whose translation MIQVNNLSKTYNGTTVLKIDSLEIKKGESFGLVGNNGAGKTTFFSLLLDLIQPSTGNIINHGVQVNTSEAWKPFTASFLDESFLIGYLTPEEYFYFIGDLRGQNKADVDALLAKHEEFFNGEILKNKKYLRDLSKGNQKKVGIIATLIGSPEVVILDEPFANLDPTTQFRLKKIIKDLADDPNVTVLVSSHDLQHTVEVSDRIVAMHKGNVVKDIQTSPETLQELEQFFAV comes from the coding sequence ATGATACAAGTAAACAACTTATCAAAAACATATAACGGAACAACCGTATTAAAAATAGACTCATTAGAAATAAAAAAAGGCGAAAGCTTTGGCTTAGTAGGAAACAACGGCGCTGGAAAAACCACTTTTTTCAGTCTGCTTTTAGATTTGATCCAGCCCTCAACAGGAAACATCATCAACCATGGCGTACAAGTCAATACCAGCGAAGCCTGGAAACCTTTTACAGCATCGTTCCTAGACGAAAGTTTCTTGATAGGATACCTAACTCCCGAAGAATATTTTTATTTCATTGGCGATTTACGCGGTCAAAACAAAGCCGATGTTGATGCTTTACTCGCCAAACACGAAGAATTTTTCAATGGCGAAATCCTTAAAAACAAAAAATATTTACGCGATTTATCAAAAGGAAACCAGAAAAAAGTAGGCATCATTGCCACTCTTATTGGTAGTCCCGAAGTAGTGATTCTAGACGAACCGTTTGCTAATTTAGACCCAACCACACAATTCCGATTGAAAAAAATCATCAAAGATCTAGCCGATGATCCTAACGTGACCGTGCTTGTTTCCAGCCATGATTTGCAACATACCGTTGAGGTTAGTGACAGGATTGTAGCCATGCACAAAGGAAACGTGGTCAAAGACATTCAAACATCACCAGAAACCTTACAAGAATTAGAGCAGTTTTTTGCCGTATAA
- a CDS encoding DUF5687 family protein, whose protein sequence is MISKFLYLEWKAFTRSASFASNLALKILMGFVAAYFILIFLGVGVGAFYILKKMKLDPVVAVNQFLFYYVIMDLIIRLMLQKIPVLNIRPLLIFPINKSTIVHFSLGKTILSFFNIIHAFFLIPFSIVLLIEGYDPASVVFWFLAVYSLFYCNNFINILLSNKDNLFAIFLGTTAVLGGLHYYGIFDITAYVAPLFNALFNTYWAFLIPVVALVVLYYVTFQYFKKNLYLDAGLSSKHDEAKTEELTWLNQFGSIGTFLKNDIKLIKRNKRSKTTVGLSVMFLVYGLLFFSNAIPMYSNPTMKILGGIIVSGGFLITFGQFVPSWDSSYYQLMMTQNIPYKGYLSSKWWLMVIATIVTTIIASFYLYFGVQVYLTIIVGAIYNIGVNSHLVLLGGAYTKTPIDLSSGKGAFGDKKAFNVKTMLISIPQLGLPVLLYWLGSKYGSPTIGLALVAALGVIGFAFKEKAFSLIEKTYKSEKYATIAAYKQKG, encoded by the coding sequence ATGATTTCAAAATTCCTTTATCTCGAATGGAAGGCTTTCACAAGGTCAGCATCCTTCGCATCTAACTTGGCACTAAAAATCCTGATGGGTTTTGTAGCGGCTTATTTTATTTTAATATTCCTAGGAGTAGGGGTAGGAGCATTTTATATCCTGAAGAAAATGAAACTAGATCCTGTGGTAGCGGTAAATCAATTCCTATTTTACTATGTAATCATGGATTTAATTATCCGCTTGATGCTTCAAAAAATTCCAGTGCTCAATATTCGCCCTTTGTTGATTTTCCCCATCAATAAATCAACTATTGTTCATTTCTCTCTAGGGAAAACTATTTTGTCTTTTTTCAACATTATTCATGCCTTCTTTTTAATTCCTTTTAGTATAGTATTACTTATAGAAGGATATGATCCTGCATCAGTTGTCTTTTGGTTCTTGGCCGTTTATTCTTTATTCTATTGTAATAATTTCATCAACATATTGTTGAGCAATAAAGATAATTTATTTGCCATATTTTTAGGAACAACAGCTGTTTTAGGAGGATTGCATTACTATGGCATATTTGATATTACAGCTTATGTAGCTCCGTTGTTTAATGCACTTTTCAATACGTATTGGGCATTTTTAATACCAGTTGTAGCACTAGTTGTTTTGTATTATGTAACCTTTCAATATTTCAAAAAGAACTTGTACCTAGACGCAGGTTTATCTAGTAAACACGATGAGGCCAAAACAGAAGAGCTAACTTGGTTGAACCAGTTTGGATCCATCGGAACTTTCTTGAAAAATGATATCAAATTGATTAAAAGAAACAAACGGTCTAAAACTACGGTTGGACTTAGCGTTATGTTTCTTGTTTACGGTTTGCTATTTTTTAGTAATGCAATTCCTATGTACAGCAATCCTACCATGAAAATTTTGGGCGGGATTATAGTTTCAGGTGGATTCTTAATTACTTTCGGACAATTTGTGCCGAGTTGGGATAGCTCGTATTACCAGCTCATGATGACACAAAATATTCCGTACAAAGGCTATTTGAGTTCAAAATGGTGGTTAATGGTAATTGCTACCATTGTTACTACAATTATTGCTTCGTTCTATCTTTATTTTGGTGTACAAGTTTACTTAACCATTATTGTGGGTGCCATTTATAACATTGGTGTCAACTCACATCTTGTATTATTAGGAGGAGCGTACACTAAAACACCTATTGATTTAAGTTCAGGAAAAGGTGCTTTTGGAGATAAAAAAGCCTTCAATGTAAAAACCATGCTCATCTCCATACCACAATTAGGATTACCTGTATTATTGTATTGGCTTGGGTCTAAATATGGCAGTCCAACTATAGGTTTAGCGCTAGTAGCAGCCCTAGGTGTAATAGGTTTTGCATTCAAAGAAAAAGCATTTTCATTGATTGAAAAAACATATAAATCAGAAAAATACGCTACCATAGCGGCTTACAAACAAAAAGGATAA
- a CDS encoding PadR family transcriptional regulator, whose translation MKNSQLYKGSLNTIIMKLLEENGKMYGYEITQKVKAITAGELNITEGALYPALHKLEAEGILDVEIEKVDNRMRKYYKLTEAGEKETVNRLSELEDFIRNMQSLVNPKPSLEF comes from the coding sequence ATGAAAAACTCACAATTGTACAAAGGGAGTCTGAATACTATTATCATGAAATTGCTGGAAGAAAATGGCAAGATGTACGGCTATGAAATCACTCAGAAAGTAAAAGCGATTACGGCGGGTGAACTCAATATTACCGAAGGCGCTTTGTATCCTGCCTTGCACAAACTTGAGGCCGAAGGAATTTTGGATGTTGAAATTGAAAAAGTTGACAACCGCATGCGCAAGTATTACAAACTAACCGAAGCAGGCGAGAAGGAAACCGTTAATAGACTTTCAGAACTCGAGGATTTCATCAGAAACATGCAGAGTTTAGTGAACCCTAAGCCTAGTTTAGAATTTTAA